The Ranitomeya imitator isolate aRanImi1 chromosome 6, aRanImi1.pri, whole genome shotgun sequence genome window below encodes:
- the TMEM42 gene encoding transmembrane protein 42 isoform X3, translating into MPEELISCLLDDTCPEKFEDTKEHSEVHFALRLGCAGLVFAFNAAMWTFFAKALRYSSSSAAATVTTTASNFVSSAVLGKVLFGESRAILWWVGISITLCGLVLLHTSSSRTEDTTKKES; encoded by the exons ATGCCAGAAGAACTCATCTCTTGTTTATTGGATGATACTTGCCcagagaaatttgaagacacaaaagagcacagtgag GTCCACTTCGCCCTCCGCCTGGGCTGTGCCGGACTGGTATTTGCATTTAATGCTGCCATGTGGACCTTCTTTGCCAAAGCTTTAAGATATTCTTCATCCTCAGCtgctgccactgtgacaaccaccgCTTCAAATTTTGTGTCTTCG GCCGTCCTCGGAAAAGTTCTGTTTGGAGAATCTCGTGCCATCCTGTGGTGGGTCGGAATATCTATTACACTCTGTGGATTGGTTTTACTTCACACGTCGTCTTCACGGACAGAAGATACAACAAAAAAGGAGAGCTAA
- the TMEM42 gene encoding transmembrane protein 42 isoform X2, producing MPEELISCLLDDTCPKKFEDTKEHSEVHFALRLGCAGLVFAFNAAMWTFFAKALRYSSSSAAATVTTTASNFVSSAVLGKVLFGESRAILWWVGISITLCGLVLLHTSSSRTEDTTKKES from the exons ATGCCAGAAGAACTCATCTCTTGTTTATTGGATGATACTTGCCCaaagaaatttgaagacacaaaagagcacagtgag GTCCACTTCGCCCTCCGCCTGGGCTGTGCCGGACTGGTATTTGCATTTAATGCTGCCATGTGGACCTTCTTTGCCAAAGCTTTAAGATATTCTTCATCCTCAGCtgctgccactgtgacaaccaccgCTTCAAATTTTGTGTCTTCG GCCGTCCTCGGAAAAGTTCTGTTTGGAGAATCTCGTGCCATCCTGTGGTGGGTCGGAATATCTATTACACTCTGTGGATTGGTTTTACTTCACACGTCGTCTTCACGGACAGAAGATACAACAAAAAAGGAGAGCTAA